The following DNA comes from Kluyveromyces lactis strain NRRL Y-1140 chromosome E complete sequence.
TTACGGTTCCAACAAGAAGACCAAGTTCATGGGTCCAGATGGCCGTAAGGTTGTTCTTGTCTCCAACGTCAAGGGTTTGACCCCATTGTTGATGCACACCAAGACCTTCGCCGCTGAAATCGCTCACAACgtttcttccaagaacaGAATTGCTATCTTGGCTGAAGCTAAGAAGAACGGTATCAAGGTTACCAACGCTAAGGCTAGATTGGCTTTGGAAGCTTAAATGTTTTAATATCTAGGTTTTTAAATTGTCAATATAAACTATCAAATCACTTCTTAACATAATTTCTCTCatattgaattgaattgaattgaatacaTAAACATCCTTTCGTTCATTTACTCAGCTTACTCAACTAGTTTCACTGTCATTTCACATTTTTATATGTTTGACGACGGCATCAAGCGTGCATTTTTACTCACTAATAGTTGGACTTTCCACGCAGAGTTGAGTGCTGACATCGTATCGATGTGATTGGAATtacaaatatatatacttcATGTATTCAGTGGATATCGTTGTACCTGTAGCTAGTTAAAGACAAGGGTCGGTGGTATTGTGCCAAATAGTACCTTGTCCAGCTCATTGCAATTGAGAAATCATTTGATGGCATGCgacaaattgaatataGGACAGTTGCCAAAAGAGCCTCTAtaaacagaagaaaaaaaaaggatgTAAAAAGAGccagaaagaaaagtatCAATGACGGTTGCTGAGTATATTGGGATCAATTTGAAGGAGAATTAGTTCAATATCTTTCGTCTCCCTTTGTTTTCAATGAGTTGTTTCAACGAAACAacgatgaaaagaacagcTGTGTCACAAGATGAACAATTTCAATACTAACTCAAATATCTTGTCAATGTCTTGGCTAGGGGAAAACATAGTACTAATGGCTGTAATGATAAtacaataacaataatgaAGAATGATTTTAGCCGCATGAAGAAATCctgcaaagaaaagaacaaacagGTTAAAAAGTACGGGGGTAattaaaacaaaagaaacagacgtagataagaaaagaaatacgaATATAATTCATAACAACATTTCTATCAAAGTCGAGAAATATGTTGTCATATATTATACGATGGTTGATAGTTCCCTCACTTAATCAGAATGTATCCTAAGATAACCAATACCAAAGTAAGAAACCTATAACGATCCAAATGACCACGGCCGGTGCAATATTCGACGTACTAGCGGGTTCTGCAATAATTTCAGTGTTAGCGCTGGTATCAGATTTGACCTTTTCATCGAGCTTTGGTTCACTTTCCACAACTTTTGGCTTTTCAGTATCCAGGTCAGTATTGG
Coding sequences within:
- the RPL32 gene encoding 60S ribosomal protein eL32 (highly similar to uniprot|P38061 Saccharomyces cerevisiae YBL092W RPL32 Protein component of the large (60S) ribosomal subunit has similarity to rat L32 ribosomal protein), producing the protein MAASLHPKIVKKHTKKFKRHHSDRYHRVSENWRKQKGIDSVVRRRFRGNISEPTIGYGSNKKTKFMGPDGRKVVLVSNVKGLTPLLMHTKTFAAEIAHNVSSKNRIAILAEAKKNGIKVTNAKARLALEA